A genome region from Micromonospora peucetia includes the following:
- a CDS encoding ABC-F family ATP-binding cassette domain-containing protein, translated as MGYVDVAAVGYILPDGRELFSDVSFRVGEGAKVALVGPNGAGKTTLLRMVAGDLPVKTGALARAGGLGVMRQFIGMIGDESTLADLALSLAPPALRDAGRRLVETEGAMRAAEVRGKYSTAAGKAQLAYADALAAWGEVGGYDVEVLFDTVATIVLGLPWESARERPVRTLSGGQQKRFALELLLRGPDEVLLLDEPDNFLDVPGKRWLEGRLRESTKSVLYVSHDRELLARTADRVVAVEGGSAWVHPGGFASWHEARVARHARLDELRKRWDEEHQKLRELMLMYKQKAAYNSDMASRYQSAQTRLRKFEEVGPPPVPPKDQDIRMRLTGGRTGKRAVVCEQLELDGLTFPFDLEIWYGDRVAVLGANGTGKSHFLRLLARGGTDPDPANGPVDGAAALAPVVHDGVARLGARVRPGHFSQTHDRPELMAKTLVEALWRGDEHRAGMDRHAAMAALSRYELAGQGDQRFGTLSGGQQARFLVLLLELSGATLLLLDEPTDNLDLASAEALEAGLTAFEGTVVAVTHDRWFTRSFDRFVLFRGDNEVVETPEPVWDVG; from the coding sequence GTGGGATACGTGGACGTGGCAGCGGTCGGATACATCCTCCCCGACGGCCGGGAGCTCTTCTCCGACGTGTCGTTCCGGGTCGGGGAGGGCGCCAAGGTGGCCCTGGTCGGGCCGAACGGCGCGGGCAAGACGACGCTGCTGCGGATGGTCGCCGGCGACCTGCCGGTGAAGACCGGCGCGCTCGCGCGGGCCGGCGGGCTGGGCGTGATGCGCCAGTTCATCGGAATGATCGGCGACGAATCCACGCTGGCCGACCTGGCGCTGTCGCTGGCCCCGCCGGCGCTGCGCGACGCCGGCCGCCGGCTGGTCGAGACCGAGGGGGCGATGCGTGCCGCCGAGGTCCGCGGCAAGTACAGCACCGCCGCCGGCAAGGCCCAGCTGGCGTACGCGGACGCGCTCGCGGCCTGGGGCGAGGTCGGCGGGTACGACGTCGAGGTGCTCTTCGACACCGTCGCCACCATCGTGCTCGGCCTGCCCTGGGAGAGCGCCAGGGAACGGCCCGTCCGGACGCTCTCCGGCGGCCAGCAGAAGCGCTTCGCCCTCGAACTGCTGCTGCGCGGCCCCGACGAGGTGCTGCTCCTCGACGAGCCGGACAACTTCCTCGACGTGCCCGGCAAACGCTGGCTGGAGGGGCGGCTGCGCGAGTCGACCAAGTCGGTGCTCTACGTCTCACACGACCGGGAGTTACTCGCCCGCACCGCCGACCGGGTGGTCGCCGTGGAGGGCGGCAGCGCCTGGGTCCACCCGGGCGGCTTCGCGAGCTGGCACGAGGCGCGGGTGGCCCGGCACGCCCGCCTCGACGAGCTGCGCAAACGGTGGGACGAGGAGCACCAGAAGCTGCGCGAGCTGATGCTGATGTACAAGCAGAAGGCCGCGTACAACTCGGACATGGCGTCCCGGTACCAGTCGGCGCAGACCAGGCTGCGTAAGTTCGAGGAGGTCGGGCCGCCGCCCGTACCGCCGAAGGACCAGGACATCCGGATGCGGCTGACCGGCGGGCGGACCGGCAAGCGCGCGGTGGTCTGCGAGCAGCTGGAGCTCGACGGCCTGACCTTCCCGTTCGACCTGGAGATCTGGTACGGCGACCGGGTCGCGGTGCTCGGCGCCAACGGCACGGGCAAGTCGCACTTCCTGCGACTGCTCGCCCGGGGCGGCACCGACCCCGACCCGGCCAACGGCCCGGTCGACGGCGCCGCCGCGCTTGCGCCGGTGGTGCACGACGGGGTGGCCCGGCTCGGCGCGCGGGTGCGCCCCGGACACTTCTCGCAGACCCACGACCGGCCGGAGCTGATGGCGAAGACCCTCGTCGAGGCCCTCTGGCGGGGCGACGAGCACCGGGCCGGCATGGACCGACACGCCGCGATGGCGGCGCTGAGCCGGTACGAGCTGGCAGGGCAGGGCGACCAGCGCTTCGGCACCCTCTCCGGCGGGCAGCAGGCGCGGTTCCTGGTGCTGCTGCTGGAACTGTCCGGCGCGACGCTGCTGCTGCTCGACGAGCCCACCGACAACCTCGACCTGGCCTCCGCGGAGGCGCTGGAGGCCGGGCTGACCGCGTTCGAGGGGACCGTGGTGGCGGTGACCCACGACCGCTGGTTCAC
- a CDS encoding class I SAM-dependent methyltransferase: protein MTGDHYFTAEPSTAAKPREVEFSVAGRDYTLASSAGVFSAARLDAGSAVLLRKAELPAAGTTGALLDLGCGFGPITCVLATSAPAATVWAVDVNERARELTAANAARVDAADRVRVAAPDDVPADLTFAQIWSNPPIRVGKDELHQLLLRWLPRLAPDGVAWLVVARYLGGDSLQRWLVELGWQVDRHASQKGYRVLRVTR from the coding sequence GTGACCGGGGACCACTACTTCACCGCCGAGCCTTCGACCGCCGCCAAGCCGCGCGAGGTCGAGTTCTCCGTCGCCGGCCGCGACTACACCCTGGCCTCCTCCGCCGGCGTCTTCTCCGCCGCCCGCCTCGACGCCGGCAGTGCGGTGCTGCTGCGCAAGGCCGAACTGCCGGCCGCCGGGACCACCGGCGCCCTGCTCGACCTCGGCTGCGGCTTCGGGCCGATCACCTGTGTGCTCGCCACCTCGGCGCCCGCGGCGACCGTGTGGGCCGTCGACGTCAACGAACGGGCCCGGGAACTCACCGCGGCCAACGCGGCGCGGGTCGACGCGGCCGACCGGGTGCGGGTCGCCGCGCCGGACGACGTACCCGCCGACCTGACCTTCGCCCAGATCTGGTCCAACCCGCCGATCCGGGTCGGCAAGGACGAGCTGCACCAACTCCTGCTGCGGTGGCTGCCCCGGCTCGCCCCGGACGGTGTTGCCTGGCTGGTGGTGGCCCGCTACCTCGGTGGAGACTCGTTGCAGCGCTGGCTGGTCGAGTTGGGCTGGCAGGTGGACCGGCACGCCAGCCAGAAGGGCTACCGGGTGCTGCGGGTCACCCGGTAA
- the truA gene encoding tRNA pseudouridine(38-40) synthase TruA produces MDERTRLRLDVAYDGSNFSGWAAQPTRRTVAGVLVENLDLVLGAGTATGLTVAGRTDAGVHATGQVCHVDLPTAVWREHEGRLLRRLARLLPTDVRVRAMAEVPADFDARFSATFRRYEYQVTDARWGAEPLRRHEILAWPKPLDLAALNAAAAGLVGEHDFAAYCRRKENATTLREVTRLDWRRDPDGILVATVQADAFCQAMVRSLVGAMLVAGDGRRPVEWPGSLLAGRERSSEVTVAPAHGLTLVAVGYPEDPAEYARRAEATRRLRVPVEG; encoded by the coding sequence GTGGACGAGCGCACCCGGCTGCGGCTGGACGTCGCGTACGACGGGTCGAACTTCTCCGGCTGGGCCGCCCAGCCGACCCGGCGCACGGTGGCCGGGGTGCTCGTGGAGAACCTCGACCTGGTCCTCGGCGCGGGCACGGCGACGGGGCTGACCGTGGCGGGCCGCACCGACGCCGGGGTGCACGCCACCGGGCAGGTCTGCCACGTCGACCTGCCGACCGCCGTGTGGCGGGAGCACGAGGGGCGGCTGCTGCGCCGGCTGGCCCGGCTGCTCCCCACCGATGTCCGGGTGCGGGCGATGGCCGAGGTGCCGGCGGACTTCGACGCCCGGTTCTCGGCCACCTTCCGCCGCTACGAGTACCAGGTCACCGACGCGCGCTGGGGCGCCGAACCGCTGCGTCGGCACGAGATCCTGGCCTGGCCGAAGCCGCTGGACCTGGCCGCGTTGAACGCCGCCGCGGCGGGGCTGGTGGGGGAGCACGACTTCGCCGCGTACTGCCGGCGCAAGGAGAACGCCACCACCCTGCGCGAGGTGACCCGGCTGGACTGGCGGCGGGACCCGGACGGGATCCTCGTGGCCACCGTGCAGGCCGACGCGTTCTGCCAGGCGATGGTGCGCAGCCTGGTCGGCGCGATGCTGGTCGCCGGGGACGGGCGCAGGCCGGTCGAGTGGCCGGGCAGCCTGCTGGCCGGCCGGGAGCGTTCCAGTGAGGTCACCGTGGCACCGGCGCACGGGCTCACCCTGGTCGCCGTCGGCTACCCGGAAGATCCGGCCGAGTACGCCCGCCGAGCCGAGGCCACCCGCCGGCTGCGCGTACCCGTGGAGGGCTGA
- the rplQ gene encoding 50S ribosomal protein L17 — MPTPTKGPRLGGSPSHERLMLANLATALFQHGKIQTTETKARRLRPLAEQLITKAKRGDLASRRRVLGVVKDKDVVYSLFDQIAPRYANRNGGYTRIVKTGPRKGDNAPMAIIELVEELQVAEPKANKKTAARKAAQQDKVEALAPAEEAPKSDSGDQDSEPPASASGDTAAAREDSDEAGENDKAGENDKA; from the coding sequence ATGCCCACGCCCACCAAGGGCCCCCGCCTCGGCGGCAGCCCCTCCCACGAGCGGCTGATGCTGGCCAACCTGGCCACCGCGCTGTTCCAGCACGGCAAGATCCAGACCACCGAGACGAAGGCCCGGCGGCTGCGTCCGCTGGCCGAGCAGCTCATCACCAAGGCCAAGCGCGGCGACCTGGCGTCCCGCCGGCGGGTGCTCGGCGTCGTCAAGGACAAGGACGTGGTCTACTCCCTGTTCGACCAGATCGCGCCCCGGTACGCCAACCGCAACGGTGGCTACACCCGGATCGTGAAGACCGGTCCGCGCAAGGGTGACAACGCGCCGATGGCGATCATCGAGCTGGTCGAGGAGCTTCAGGTCGCCGAGCCGAAGGCGAACAAGAAGACCGCCGCCCGCAAGGCCGCGCAGCAGGACAAGGTCGAGGCGCTCGCCCCGGCCGAGGAGGCCCCGAAGTCGGACTCGGGCGACCAGGACTCCGAGCCGCCCGCGTCGGCGTCCGGCGACACCGCCGCCGCCCGCGAGGACAGCGACGAGGCCGGCGAGAACGACAAGGCCGGCGAGAACGACAAGGCCTGA
- a CDS encoding P1 family peptidase, giving the protein MQEPRRGRDLGIVVGTMPTGPLNAVTDVSGVRVGHTTLVYGDSIRSGVTAIVPEQLTDRRSLPAGLFVGNGHGKMVGSTQVTELGEIETPVVLTATLSTFRAADALVTYMLRQPGREAAESLNPVVAETNDGFLSDIRARPVRAEHVLGALEEARGGLPAEGAVGAGTGTTALGFKAGIGTSSRLATTSSGPVTVGVLVQANFSGVLQVSGVPVRPEQVGVPTLSFPDRPEQPGNSCVIVVATDGRLDARQLGRVARRAIFAMARVGSDFAGGSGDYALAFSTADPATPTAPESDLEPIFAAVLEAVEEALLNSLFMARTTVGVKGRVKYAVPHDRMLDLLREHRVELRT; this is encoded by the coding sequence GTGCAGGAACCTCGCCGTGGCCGGGACCTCGGCATCGTCGTCGGGACGATGCCCACGGGACCTTTGAACGCCGTCACCGACGTGTCCGGCGTACGGGTCGGCCACACCACGCTGGTCTACGGTGACAGCATCCGCAGCGGGGTGACGGCGATCGTCCCGGAGCAGTTGACCGACCGCCGGTCGCTGCCGGCGGGGCTGTTCGTGGGCAACGGGCACGGCAAGATGGTCGGTTCGACCCAGGTGACCGAGTTGGGGGAGATCGAGACTCCCGTGGTGCTGACCGCGACGCTGTCGACGTTCCGGGCCGCGGACGCGCTCGTCACGTACATGCTCCGGCAGCCGGGCCGGGAGGCGGCCGAGTCGCTGAACCCGGTGGTGGCGGAGACCAACGACGGGTTCCTGTCCGACATCCGGGCGCGGCCGGTGCGGGCGGAGCACGTCCTCGGCGCGCTGGAGGAGGCTCGCGGCGGACTGCCCGCGGAGGGCGCCGTCGGGGCCGGTACCGGCACGACGGCCCTCGGTTTCAAGGCCGGTATCGGGACGTCCTCGCGGCTCGCCACGACATCCAGCGGCCCGGTCACCGTCGGTGTGCTGGTGCAGGCCAACTTCTCGGGCGTGCTACAGGTGTCGGGAGTGCCGGTCCGGCCCGAGCAGGTGGGCGTGCCGACCCTCTCGTTTCCGGATCGGCCGGAGCAGCCGGGAAACTCCTGCGTCATCGTGGTCGCCACGGACGGCCGTCTCGACGCGCGGCAGTTGGGCCGGGTCGCCCGCCGGGCCATCTTCGCGATGGCGCGGGTCGGTTCGGACTTCGCCGGCGGCAGCGGCGACTACGCCCTGGCGTTCTCCACGGCCGACCCGGCGACACCGACGGCGCCGGAGTCCGACCTGGAGCCGATCTTCGCGGCGGTGCTGGAGGCCGTGGAGGAGGCACTGCTGAACTCGCTGTTCATGGCGCGCACCACCGTCGGCGTCAAGGGCCGCGTCAAGTACGCGGTCCCGCACGACCGGATGCTCGACCTGCTGCGGGAGCACCGGGTCGAACTCCGGACCTGA